From the genome of Xiphophorus hellerii strain 12219 chromosome 11, Xiphophorus_hellerii-4.1, whole genome shotgun sequence, one region includes:
- the zc3h12b gene encoding probable ribonuclease ZC3H12B translates to MTAWSMVEKLKMEKRPCREQNIDSREAEHATDESEDGSSSESESEEQQWRRQQHPHRPQLGNNSCRKREPLAVTKPHRQLCRSPCLDRPSFSQSSTLQDFRDDDSGGGSVGATPGLKPASGREYQTKMEFALKLGYSGDQVETVLNKLGATALINDILAELVRLGNKAEHEAQPCSATVPSTSRPPCVKETVSPEVSVEEESVDTYDNLRPIVIDGSNVAMSHGNKEVFSCRGIQLAVEWFREKLHKDITVFVPAWRKEQSRPDALITDQEILRKLEKEKILVFTPSRRVQGRRVVCYDDRFIVKLAYDSDGIIVSNDNYRDLQNEKPEWKKFIEERLLMYSFVNDKFMPPDDPLGRHGPSLENFLRKRPVVPEHKKQPCPYGKKCTYGHKCKYYHPERVNQPQRSVADELRAFAKLSAVKTMSEGALAKCGTGPAAVKGDVGSEAKRVAPKRQSDPSIRSVACEPIEALSVARKSETNSVPSLVSALSVPTMQPAKSHAAGALNTRSASSPVPGSLQFAHNSLEHMSSIQYPPILVTNSHGASVTYSEQFPKYDSVSDHGYYSLHSDFSNMSMSSMHNVDSFCSMEHEHVYQRTPSHCPESCLSHSNSDSFSSYGELYPSSVDSSLEESIKGQQQAPTQARMQAFSHGFRHDVLTRVQSYGQEEPKQGPRKQSGAHLAPHIQHATVGARSSCPGDYPLAQNVLPPLSSQPTRSLGMTRMDSISDSRLYDSNPMRQRRPPLCREQHASWDPLPCGNESYGYHSYPLSNSLMPCCERVMVRSMPDKMEQIWNSPWENPSAAEHQERYVIPDHQYQTYRNLCNIFPAYIVHSVMEKNPHLTDPQQLAAVIVTKLRSCH, encoded by the exons ATGACAGCATGGTCCATGGTGGAGAAGCTCAAAATGGAAAAACGCCCATGCCGGGAGCAGAACATTGACTCAAGGGAGGCCGAGCATGCCACGGACGAGTCCGAGGACGGAAGCAGCTCCGAGAGCGAGTCGGAGGAGCAGCAgtggcggcggcagcagcacCCCCACAGGCCTCAGCTGGGAAACAACAGCTGCAGGAAGAGGGAGCCCCTCGCCGTCACCAAACCCCACCGCCAGCTCTGCCGCTCTCCATGCCTCGACCGGCCCAGCTTTTCCCAAAGTAGCACCCTGCAAGACTTTCGCGACGATGACTCCGGCGGCGGCAGTGTTGGCGCCACACCAGGCCTCAAGCCCGCCAGCGGAAGGGAGTACCAAACCAAGATGGAGTTTGCTTTGAAGCTGGGCTACTCCGGAGACCAGGTGGAGACGGTGCTCAACAAGTTGGGGGCCACGGCGCTCATCAACGACATTCTCGCCGAGTTGGTCCGGCTCGGGAATAAAGCGGAACACGAAGCTCAACCCTGCAGTGCCACCGTCCCGTCAACGTCACGGCCCCCCTGTGTGAAAGAAACTGTCAGTCCGGAAGTTTCAGTAGAAGAAGAATCCGTTGATACGTATGATAACCTTCGACCCATCGTCATTGATGGGTCTAACGTGGCGATGAG CCACGGGAACAAGGAGGTTTTCTCTTGTCGCGGTATCCAGCTGGCGGTCGAGTGGTTTCGAGAGAAATTACACAAAGACATCACTGTGTTTGTCCCCGCCTGGAGGAAGGAGCAGTCGAGACCCGACGCCCTCATCACAG ATCAAGAAATCTTGCGCAAACTGGAGAAAGAGAAGATCCTGGTTTTTACCCCGTCTCGAAGAGTCCAGGGCAGGAGGGTGGTGTGCTACGATGATCGCTTCATAGTGAAGCTGGCTTACGATTCTGATGGAATTATTGTGTCAAATGACAACTACAGAGACTTGCAAAACGAGAAACCAGAGTGGAAAAAATTTATAGAAGAGCGCCTCCTGATGTATTCATTTGTCAATGACAA GTTTATGCCACCTGATGATCCGTTGGGAAGACATGGGCCGAGCTTAGAAAACTTCCTCCGCAAGAGGCCTGTGGTTCCAGAGCACAAAAAGCAGCCTTGCCCTTATG ggAAAAAGTGCACATATGGTCATAAGTGCAAATACTACCATCCGGAGCGCGTGAACCAACCACAGCGATCCGTGGCCGACGAACTGCGAGCCTTCGCCAAACTGTCCGCGGTAAAAACAATGAGCGAAGGGGCTTTGGCTAAATGTGGTACAGGTCCAGCCGCCGTTAAGGGGGACGTCGGCTCTGAAGCGAAACGCGTGGCGCCTAAACGCCAGTCCGACCCCAGCATCCGCTCGGTGGCCTGCGAACCCATAGAGGCGCTCTCCGTCGCCCGGAAGTCCGAGACGAATTCAGTGCCTTCCCTCGTGTCTGCTCTCAGCGTGCCCACCATGCAGCCCGCCAAGAGCCACGCAGCCGGGGCATTAAACACCCGCTCAGCCAGCAGCCCCGTTCCAGGCTCTCTGCAGTTTGCACACAACTCTCTAGAGCACATGTCCAGCATACAGTACCCCCCCATTTTAGTCACCAACAGCCACGGCGCCTCCGTGACGTACAGCGAACAGTTCCCCAAGTACGACTCGGTCAGCGACCACGGATACTACTCGCTCCACAGCGATTTTTCCAACATGAGCATGAGCAGCATGCACAACGTGGACAGTTTCTGTAGCATGGAGCACGAGCATGTGTACCAGAGAACCCCCAGCCACTGCCCCGAGTCCTGCCTCAGCCACTCCAACAGCGACTCATTCTCCTCCTATGGGGAGCTGTACCCGAGCTCTGTGGACAGCAGCCTGGAGGAGAGCATCAAGGGGCAGCAGCAGGCTCCAACGCAGGCGAGGATGCAGGCCTTCTCCCACGGGTTTCGCCACGACGTTCTCACCAGAGTCCAGAGTTACGGACAGGAGGAGCCTAAGCAAGGTCCTCGCAAGCAGTCCGGGGCGCACCTCGCACCTCACATCCAGCACGCCACGGTGGGAGCCCGCTCCAGCTGTCCTGGAGACTACCCGCTCGCCCAGAACGTCCTGCCACCATTGTCCTCGCAGCCAACGCGGTCTCTAGGGATGACACGCATGGACAGCATATCGGACTCTCGGCTGTACGACAGCAACCCGATGAGGCAGAGGCGGCCGCCGCTGTGCCGCGAGCAGCATGCGAGCTGGGACCCGCTGCCCTGCGGCAACGAGTCCTACGGATATCACTCGTATCCGCTCAGTAACAGCCTGATGCCGTGTTGCGAGCGGGTGATGGTCCGCAGCATGCCAGACAAAATGGAGCAAATCTGGAACTCGCCGTGGGAGAACCCGTCCGCGGCCGAGCACCAAGAGCGGTACGTCATTCCAGATCACCAGTACCAAACATACAGGAACCTCTGCAACATCTTCCCCGCGTACATCGTCCACTCGGTCATGGAGAAGAACCCTCATTTAACAGATCCACAGCAGCTCGCAGCTGTGATTGTCACGAAACTGAGGTCATGCCACTGA